A single window of Ananas comosus cultivar F153 linkage group 17, ASM154086v1, whole genome shotgun sequence DNA harbors:
- the LOC109723395 gene encoding putative clathrin assembly protein At1g33340 produces MKVTSKLFAALDAFMDHAIRKASTAEHTIITNIEATIVRCTSHHDAPIDDKFESTRDPVVALKSLLLLHRLLRGGDRYFEQDLRSQDLRIDLSWCLGRPNGLHSFLLSYSSFLRERMVWIINQAGNLEPSRPHRKEPLSYEEEAIESVIFRLSKCQSLLDRVMDCLPVDVLSNGRVIQSAVNIILRESFRVYESFQEMIEDLARSTFDLKKSLRVSAHEILKKACAQTIRLHEFYQNCKRSIFGKGLDYPCVRIIAPTQISSIEQFLPSYCYERMAIPEDEKKNETQTTSEESPTESNEPIGALFSQKLETTISTVWVEFDEEDVQTLSFSLASSSTDSSSTGHAMQTLAMTEFIGFSSEL; encoded by the exons ATGAAGGTGACGAGCAAGCTCTTCGCGGCCCTAGATGCGTTCATGGACCATGCAATACGTAAAGCTTCGACGGCCGAGCACACCATCATCACCAACATAGAAGCTACGATCGTGCGATGCACCAGCCACCACGACGCACCTATAGACGATAA GTTCGAGAGCACGCGGGACCCCGTGGTGGCGCTAAAATCTCTTCTACTCCTCCACCGCCTTCTTCGCGGCGGCGATCGGTACTTCGAGCAAGATCTACGCAGTCAAGACCTTAGAATCGATCTCTCATGGTGCTTGGGCCGTCCGAATGGCTTGCACTCCTTCCTCCTCAGCTATTCATCCTTTCTCAGAGAGAGGATGGTGTGGATCATCAACCAAGCTGGAAATCTAGAGCCAAGCAGGCCACACAGAAAAGAGCCTCTATCTTATGAAGAGGAAGCGATCGAGTCGGTTATATTTAGACTTTCGAAGTGCCAAAGCCTTCTGGATCGGGTCATGGATTGTTTGCCCGTCGATGTTTTGAGCAACGGGCGGGTGATTCAGTCGGCGGTCAACATTATCTTAAGAGAGAGTTTTCGGGTTTACGAGAGCTTCCAAGAAATGATAGAGGATTTGGCGAGATCCACCTTCGATCTTAAGAAGTCTTTGAGGGTTTCAGCTCATGAAATCCTCAAGAAAGCATGCGCACAAACGATTAGACTTCATGAATTCTATCAAAATTGCAAGAGAAGCATTTTTGGCAAGGGCTTGGACTATCCTTGTGTGAGAATTATTGCGCCCACCCAAATCTCATCAATAGAGCAGTTTTTGCCCAGTTATTGTTACGAACGTATGGCAATCCCTGAGGACGAGAAGAAGAATGAAACGCAAACAACAAGCGAAGAGTCTCCgaccgaatccaacgaaccaatcGGTGCTCTATTTTCTCAAAAGTTGGAAACAACGATAAGCACCGTGTGGGTCGAGTTCGATGAAGAAGATGTACAAACTTTGAGCTTCTCATTGGCATCGAGTTCGACAGATAGTTCGTCAACAGGACACGCAATGCAGACGCTAGCTATGACCGAATTTATCGGTTTCTCTTCCGAGCTATGA
- the LOC109722997 gene encoding PHD finger protein ALFIN-LIKE 8-like — MDGGGGYNPRTPEEVFRDFRARRAGIIKALTTDVEKFHQQCDPEKENLCLYGHPNETWEVNLPAEEVPPELPEPALGINFARDGMEEKDWLSLVAVHSDAWLLAVAFYFGARFGFDKESRKRLFTMINGLPTIYEVVTGTAKKQSKEKTPNSSIKNTKSGSKPSRNSESHTKASKMPPKEDEESEGGEGEGGEEEHGNTLCGACGDNYANDEFWICCDVCEKWFHGKCVKITPARAEHIKQYKCPGCSNKRART; from the exons ATGGATGGGGGTGGGGGCTATAATCCGCGTACGCCTGAGGAGGTATTCAGGGATTTTAGAGCTAGGAGGGCCGGAATAATCAAAGCCCTAACCACTG ATGTCGAGAAATTCCACCAACAGTGCGACCCAG AGAAGGAGAATTTATGTCTGTATGGACATCCCAATGAGACTTGGGAAGTGAACTTGCCTGCGGAGGAAGTGCCGCCTGAACTCCCAGAGCCGGCATTAGGTATAAATTTTGCTCGTGATGGAATGGAGGAGAAGGATTGGTTATCATTGGTAGCAGTTCATAGCGATGCGTGGCTATTGGCTGTTGCCTTTTACTTTGGAGCGCGCTTCGGATTCGATAAGGAATCCAG GAAGCGGTTGTTTACCATGATTAATGGTCTTCCCACTATATATGAGGTTGTGACAGGAACTGCGAAGAagcaatcaaaagaaaaaacccCTAATAGCAGCATCAAGAACACCAAATCAGGCTCCAAA CCGTCACGGAACTCCGAATCCCATACTAAGGCCTCAAAGATGCCTCCAAAAGAGGACGAAGAGAGTGAAGGAGGTGAGGGCGAGGGAGGCGAGGAAGAGCACGGGAACACTCTGTGTGGCGCCTGTGGGGACAATTACGCGAATGATGAGTTCTGGATTTGCTGTGATGTGTGTGAGAAATGGTTCCATGGCAAGTGCGTTAAGATCACTCCTGCCAGAGCTGAGCACATCAAACAGTACAAATGTCCTGGTTGCAGTAACAAGAGGGCTAGGACATGA
- the LOC109722996 gene encoding protein FAR1-RELATED SEQUENCE 9-like isoform X1: MDNITALAPSMGFDAGEVEAPIPIQSQEPHLDHQPIAAAAAAAAADHGLLAVRSDVRDGVDGGDPPPPPPAPDPREPAIGMEFESPEAARAFYAGYAERAGFRVRNSKSFTSRVDDSVIMRRFVCSKQGRPTKKDPFDLTKKRRNRASSREGCKAMLQVNRRDTGRWAVSRCLLDHCHPLGASFTDKPPPAAAAAAAAAASQKKLSKKPWELLACTPAESHSHQNGLGPGGGVAQSLLEYFKKMQAENPAFFYSIQLDRNNCVQNVFWADGRARMSYSYFGDSVVFDTTCRKNKRLVPFAAFTGMNHHRQMIVFGCAFMTDESEDSFAWLFDTWLMLMSRQKPASFTTGYSEAVEAAARKVLPDVRHRFCKRDVFSKSKEKLADVYSAHPSFKAELKKCVGESESVEEFESSWNSLIERYDLVENIWLLKLYSIRHKWVPVFFKDKFFGEFSGGTKLETMQKFFQRHSITTTTLRDLVTQFDKAMAGQYEKEIQADFATIHTRPVMKTPSPLEKQASDIYTKTIFELFQDELVETSGFLTEKVDDGVTSIFRVIKVEDSSKTHVVKYNDSEKSIICSCCKFEFSGILCRHVFRVMMVLSILSLPDSYILKRWTRNAKSDAVSLIPSNCKKPLNWRSNDLFRDAIKFAEEGATSAAIYKVAKGALQKAFAEVLASKKGCSFNGSSYF, encoded by the exons ATGGACAACATCACGGCCCTAGCTCCGAGCATGGGCTTCGACGCCGGCGAGGTGGAAGCCCCAATCCCGATCCAGTCCCAGGAACCCCACCTCGACCACCAacccatcgccgccgccgccgccgccgccgccgcagatCACGGGCTCCTAGCCGTCCGATCGGACGTCCGGGACGGAGTCGACGGTGGAgatcctccgcctcctccgccggcCCCGGATCCGCGGGAGCCGGCGATCGGCATGGAGTTCGAGTCGCCGGAAGCGGCGCGCGCGTTCTACGCGGGGTACGCCGAGCGCGCGGGGTTCCGCGTCCGCAACAGCAAGTCGTTCACCTCCCGCGTGGACGACTCGGTGATCATGCGCCGCTTCGTGTGCTCCAAGCAGGGCCGCCCGACGAAAAAGGACCCGTTCGACCTCACCAAGAAGCGCCGCAACCGCGCCTCCTCCCGCGAGGGCTGCAAGGCCATGCTCCAGGTCAACCGCCGCGACACCGGCCGCTGGGCCGTCTCCCGCTGCCTGCTCGACCACTGCCACCCACTCGGCGCCTCCTTCACCGACAAGcccccgcccgccgccgccgccgccgccgctgctgccgcttcgcagaagaagctctccaagaaGCCGTGGGAGCTCCTCGCCTGCACCCCCGCCGAATCTCACTCCCACCAGAACGGCCTCGGGCCCGGCGGTGGCGTCGCGCAGAGCTTGCTAGAATACTTCAAGAAAATGCAGGCCGAAAACCCCGCCTTCTTCTACTCGATTCAGCTCGACCGGAATAACTGCGTTCAGAACGTCTTTTGGGCGGATGGGCGGGCCAGAATGTCGTACAGCTATTTCGGCGATTCGGTTGTTTTTGACACGACCTGCAGGAAGAACAAGCGGTTGGTGCCGTTCGCGGCGTTTACCGGTATGAACCATCATAGGCAGATGATAGTCTTCGGCTGCGCATTTATGACCGACGAGAGCGAGGATTCGTTCGCTTGGCTTTTCGACACCTGGCTCATGCTGATGAGCCGGCAGAAGCCGGCGTCGTTCACCACCGGTTACAGTGAGGCTGTGGAAGCGGCGGCTCGGAAAGTCCTTCCTGATGTTAGGCATCGGTTCTGCAAGAGGGACGTCTTCAGTAAGAGCAAGGAGAAGCTGGCCGATGTATATTCGGCGCATCCTTCTTTCAAGGCCGAGTTGAAGAAATGCGTGGGCGAGTCAGAGAGCGTCGAGGAGTTTGAATCAAGTTGGAATTCGCTGATTGAGAGATATGATTTGGTTGAGAATATATGGCTGCTAAAGTTATATAGTATTCGCCACAAATGGGTCCCCGTGTTTTTCAAAGACAAGTTCTTCGGTGAATTTTCCGGCGGTACAAAATTAGAGACCATGCAAAAATTCTTTCAGAGGCACTCTATTACGACGACAACGCTGCGTGATTTGGTCACTCAGTTCGATAAGGCCATGGCGGGGCAATACGAGAAGGAGATTCAGGCGGATTTTGCTACTATTCATACTAGACCCGTTATGAAGACTCCGTCGCCGTTGGAGAAGCAGGCATCTGATATTTATACAAAAACGATATTTGAGTTGTTTCAGGATGAATTGGTTGAGACTTCAGGTTTTCTTACCGAGAAAGTTGACGATGGCGTGACTAGCATCTTTCGGGTGATTAAAGTTGAGGATTCCAGTAAAACACATGTAGTTAAATACAATGATTCGGAAAAGAGCATTATCTGTAGCTGCTGCAAGTTTGAATTTTCGGGCATTTTATGCAGGCATGTTTTCAGAGTGATGATGGTACTGAGTATTCTTTCGCTGCCTGatagttatatattaaaaaggTGGACAAGGAATGCCAAGAGCGATGCCGTCTCCCTAATACCGAGTAATTGTAAAAAGCCCTTGAATTGGCGGTCCAATGATCTTTTTCGCGATGCCATTAAGTTTGCAGAAGAGGGTGCCACATCGGCAGCTATTTATAAAGTCGCAAAGGGAGCGTTGCAGAAGGCTTTTGCGGAAGTCTTAGCTTCCAAGAAAGGTTGTTCATTTAATGGGAGTAG CTATTTTTGA
- the LOC109722996 gene encoding protein FAR1-RELATED SEQUENCE 9-like isoform X2 yields MDNITALAPSMGFDAGEVEAPIPIQSQEPHLDHQPIAAAAAAAAADHGLLAVRSDVRDGVDGGDPPPPPPAPDPREPAIGMEFESPEAARAFYAGYAERAGFRVRNSKSFTSRVDDSVIMRRFVCSKQGRPTKKDPFDLTKKRRNRASSREGCKAMLQVNRRDTGRWAVSRCLLDHCHPLGASFTDKPPPAAAAAAAAAASQKKLSKKPWELLACTPAESHSHQNGLGPGGGVAQSLLEYFKKMQAENPAFFYSIQLDRNNCVQNVFWADGRARMSYSYFGDSVVFDTTCRKNKRLVPFAAFTGMNHHRQMIVFGCAFMTDESEDSFAWLFDTWLMLMSRQKPASFTTGYSEAVEAAARKVLPDVRHRFCKRDVFSKSKEKLADVYSAHPSFKAELKKCVGESESVEEFESSWNSLIERYDLVENIWLLKLYSIRHKWVPVFFKDKFFGEFSGGTKLETMQKFFQRHSITTTTLRDLVTQFDKAMAGQYEKEIQADFATIHTRPVMKTPSPLEKQASDIYTKTIFELFQDELVETSGFLTEKVDDGVTSIFRVIKVEDSSKTHVVKYNDSEKSIICSCCKFEFSGILCRHVFRVMMVLSILSLPDSYILKRWTRNAKSDAVSLIPSNCKKPLNWRSNDLFRDAIKFAEEGATSAAIYKVAKGALQKAFAEVLASKKGCSFNGSR; encoded by the exons ATGGACAACATCACGGCCCTAGCTCCGAGCATGGGCTTCGACGCCGGCGAGGTGGAAGCCCCAATCCCGATCCAGTCCCAGGAACCCCACCTCGACCACCAacccatcgccgccgccgccgccgccgccgccgcagatCACGGGCTCCTAGCCGTCCGATCGGACGTCCGGGACGGAGTCGACGGTGGAgatcctccgcctcctccgccggcCCCGGATCCGCGGGAGCCGGCGATCGGCATGGAGTTCGAGTCGCCGGAAGCGGCGCGCGCGTTCTACGCGGGGTACGCCGAGCGCGCGGGGTTCCGCGTCCGCAACAGCAAGTCGTTCACCTCCCGCGTGGACGACTCGGTGATCATGCGCCGCTTCGTGTGCTCCAAGCAGGGCCGCCCGACGAAAAAGGACCCGTTCGACCTCACCAAGAAGCGCCGCAACCGCGCCTCCTCCCGCGAGGGCTGCAAGGCCATGCTCCAGGTCAACCGCCGCGACACCGGCCGCTGGGCCGTCTCCCGCTGCCTGCTCGACCACTGCCACCCACTCGGCGCCTCCTTCACCGACAAGcccccgcccgccgccgccgccgccgccgctgctgccgcttcgcagaagaagctctccaagaaGCCGTGGGAGCTCCTCGCCTGCACCCCCGCCGAATCTCACTCCCACCAGAACGGCCTCGGGCCCGGCGGTGGCGTCGCGCAGAGCTTGCTAGAATACTTCAAGAAAATGCAGGCCGAAAACCCCGCCTTCTTCTACTCGATTCAGCTCGACCGGAATAACTGCGTTCAGAACGTCTTTTGGGCGGATGGGCGGGCCAGAATGTCGTACAGCTATTTCGGCGATTCGGTTGTTTTTGACACGACCTGCAGGAAGAACAAGCGGTTGGTGCCGTTCGCGGCGTTTACCGGTATGAACCATCATAGGCAGATGATAGTCTTCGGCTGCGCATTTATGACCGACGAGAGCGAGGATTCGTTCGCTTGGCTTTTCGACACCTGGCTCATGCTGATGAGCCGGCAGAAGCCGGCGTCGTTCACCACCGGTTACAGTGAGGCTGTGGAAGCGGCGGCTCGGAAAGTCCTTCCTGATGTTAGGCATCGGTTCTGCAAGAGGGACGTCTTCAGTAAGAGCAAGGAGAAGCTGGCCGATGTATATTCGGCGCATCCTTCTTTCAAGGCCGAGTTGAAGAAATGCGTGGGCGAGTCAGAGAGCGTCGAGGAGTTTGAATCAAGTTGGAATTCGCTGATTGAGAGATATGATTTGGTTGAGAATATATGGCTGCTAAAGTTATATAGTATTCGCCACAAATGGGTCCCCGTGTTTTTCAAAGACAAGTTCTTCGGTGAATTTTCCGGCGGTACAAAATTAGAGACCATGCAAAAATTCTTTCAGAGGCACTCTATTACGACGACAACGCTGCGTGATTTGGTCACTCAGTTCGATAAGGCCATGGCGGGGCAATACGAGAAGGAGATTCAGGCGGATTTTGCTACTATTCATACTAGACCCGTTATGAAGACTCCGTCGCCGTTGGAGAAGCAGGCATCTGATATTTATACAAAAACGATATTTGAGTTGTTTCAGGATGAATTGGTTGAGACTTCAGGTTTTCTTACCGAGAAAGTTGACGATGGCGTGACTAGCATCTTTCGGGTGATTAAAGTTGAGGATTCCAGTAAAACACATGTAGTTAAATACAATGATTCGGAAAAGAGCATTATCTGTAGCTGCTGCAAGTTTGAATTTTCGGGCATTTTATGCAGGCATGTTTTCAGAGTGATGATGGTACTGAGTATTCTTTCGCTGCCTGatagttatatattaaaaaggTGGACAAGGAATGCCAAGAGCGATGCCGTCTCCCTAATACCGAGTAATTGTAAAAAGCCCTTGAATTGGCGGTCCAATGATCTTTTTCGCGATGCCATTAAGTTTGCAGAAGAGGGTGCCACATCGGCAGCTATTTATAAAGTCGCAAAGGGAGCGTTGCAGAAGGCTTTTGCGGAAGTCTTAGCTTCCAAGAAAGGTTGTTCATTTAATGGGAGTAG GTAG
- the LOC109723336 gene encoding probable leucine-rich repeat receptor-like protein kinase At5g49770, producing the protein MPSPPSLLLLHTFFHAIKQPLPTELRPPFQKKSLLRASKFLIAHLGALNTDRKYRDECWASHNLLYSTYRPGLIWHLGELHCKKMEQSPQSFSGFYSFRWGSTRPACWILLLGFLIRVLVTSADTNPQDAAALESLTSQWQNTPSNWIGSDPCGSNWVGIKCAKSRIVSITLSSLGLKGTLSGDIQYLEELQALDLSYNKGLTGQLPASIGRLSRLINLILVGCSFYGQLPDEIGSLSRLVFLPLNSNGFTGNIPPTIGNLSKLYWLDLGGNELTGSIPVSDGTTPGLDLLTHTKHFHFGINQLSGAIASKLFSSNMQLIHALFDNNNFSGSIPCTLGLVTTLEVLRLDMNSLTGPVPTNLNNLTRVAELHLANNKLTGLLPDLTGMNALNFVDMSNNSFDASDIPRWFASLPSLTSIYLEYLKIGGQLPQGLLSASPMQTLRLRNNRFNGTLNISSDYSNQLELIDLQNNQISAIIVGGGYNKQIILVGNPVCKNGGINLPYCNTLQNSAPSYSTPKNCVTLPPTCSSDQSLSSNCNCAFPYMGTLYFRSPSFSDLGNTTYYLTLEQALQKSFTINQLPVDSVSLSHPFVDSSNNLEMSLQVFPSSKIRFSESDVTGVGFILSNQTFKPPTIFGPYYFVGQEYPPFTVPAPAPTPNHLPIIVGATIGGVALLVTLIILGVFVIKRRKQTKRSEDARSRSYVSWDPSKSSGSIPQLKGARLFSFEELKKCTNNFSEANEIGNGGYGKVYRGTLSNGQLIAVKRAEQGSMQGESEFKTEIELLSRVHHKNLVSLVGFCFDQGEQMLVYEHVPNGTLKESLSGKSGVRLDWKRRLRVALGAARGLTYLHELANPPIVHRDIKSSNILLHEHLNAKVSDFGLSKSLGDDARGHITTQVKGTMGYLDPEYYMTQQLTEKSDVYSFGVLLLEIITAKKPLEPGRYVVREVNAMMDKSKDLYSLHELLDPALGLGAALGGFERYVDLAMMCVGESGLDRPKMSEVVNEVEKIMQMAGMNPNAGSASTSMSYYAETSKSPIRHPYSNEGSFDYSGGAPSPKLEPK; encoded by the exons ATGCCAAGCCCCCCTTCCCTCTTACTCTTACACACGTTCTTCCACGCCATCAAGCAGCCCTTGCCTACAGAGTTGCGGCCTCCATTCCAGAAAAAATCTCTTCTAAGAGCTTCGAAATTCTTAATCGCCCATTTGGGGGCATTGAACACAGACAGGAAGTACAGGG ACGAGTGCTGGGCTTCTCACAATCTTTTATACTCCACATATAGACCTGGTCTTATCTGGCATTTGGGAGAGTTGCATTGCAAGAAGATGGAGCAATCACCTCAATCTTTCTCTGGCTTTTACAGTTTTAGATGGGGATCAACTCGACCAGCTTGTTGGATTCTCTTACTTGGTTTTCTCATTCGAGTTTTGGTCACATCTGCAGATACAAATCCTCAGGATG CTGCTGCGCTCGAATCCCTCACCAGTCAGTGGCAGAATACGCCGTCCAACTGGATCGGTTCGGACCCTTGCGGTAGCAATTGGGTTGGAATAAAATGCGCCAAATCCCGCATAGTCTCCAT AACTCTGTCGAGCTTGGGACTGAAAGGAACTCTTTCCGGAGATATCCAATATCTAGAGGAATTGCAGGCTCT GGACTTGTCTTACAACAAGGGCTTGACCGGACAACTTCCTGCATCAATTGGGCGCTTGAGCAGACTCATCAATTT GATTCTTGTTGGTTGCAGCTTCTATGGTCAACTACCTGATGAGATTGGTTCATTATCAAGGCTAGTCTTTTT ACCTTTGAACTCTAATGGCTTTACGGGAAACATACCTCCAACCATTGGCAATCTCTCAAAACTATACTGGCTGGATTTGGGCGGCAACGAACTTACAGGATCAATTCCAGTCTCTGATGGCACTACTCCTGGCCTCGATTTGTTGACGCATACGAAGCACTT CCATTTCGGCATTAATCAGCTATCTGGCGCCATCGCAAGTAAACTCTTCAGCTCGAACATGCAACTGATTCATGC GCTGTtcgataataataatttctcgGGGAGCATCCCTTGTACATTAGGACTCGTGACGACTCTAGAGGTCCT ACGCCTGGATATGAACTCGTTGACTGGCCCCGTTCCTACCAACCTGAACAACCTTACTCGAGTTGCAGAACT GCATCTAGCAAATAACAAACTGACGGGTCTATTGCCGGATTTAACTGGAATGAATGCCTTAAATTTTGT GGACATGAGCAACAACTCTTTTGATGCATCAGATATTCCACGCTGGTTCGCATCATTGCCATCTTTGACAA GCATATATCTGGAGTACCTAAAAATTGGAGGGCAGCTACCCCAGGGTCTGTTAAGCGCTTCTCCGATGCAGACACT GAGGCTTAGGAACAATCGCTTTAATGGCACTCTAAATATTAGCTCAGACTACAGCAATCAGCTTGAACTTATTGATCTGCAGAACAATCAGATCAGTGCGATAATAGTTGGTGGAGGATACAACAAACAAATCAT ACTTGTGGGCAACCCGGTTTGTAAGAATGGTGGAATCAATCTCCCATACTGCAATACTTTGCAAAACTCTGCTCCGTCGTACTCAACTCCTAAGAACTGCGTGACGCTGCCGCCTACTTGTTCTTCAGATCAGAGTCTAAGTTCCAACTGTAACTGCGCATTTCCATATATGGGCACTCTATATTTTAGATCTCCATCCTTTTCGGACCTTGGAAACACGACATATTATCTTACCTTGGAACAAGCACTCCAAAAGTCGTTTACGATTAATCAGCTTCCTGTAGACTCCGTTTCGCTGTCACACCCTTTTGTAGATTCTAGTAACAATTTGGAGATGAGTCTGCAAGTTTTTCCAAGCAGCAAAATCCGTTTTAGTGAGTCAGATGTTACTGGGGTTGGTTTTATCCTCAGCAATCAGACGTTTAAGCCTCCGACCATTTTCGGGCCCTACTATTTCGTCGGACAGGAGTACCCTCCTTTTACTG TTCCTGCGCCAGCGCCAACACCAAATCACTTGCCTATCATTGTCGGAGCAACAATCGGCGGTGTGGCTCTGTTAGTAACACTGATTATTCTTGGCGTTTTTGTTATTAAAAGACGGAAACAAACCAAAAGGTCTGAAGATGCTAGAAGCCGGTCGTATG TTTCGTGGGATCCCAGCAAAAGCAGTGGTAGCATACCACAACTTAAAGGAGCAAGATTATTTTCCTTCGAAGAACTAAAGAAATGCACCAATAACTTTTCTGAAGCCAATGAGATTGGAAATGGCGGTTACGGAAAG GTGTACAGGGGAACACTGAGTAATGGTCAATTGATTGCTGTCAAAAGAGCTGAACAGGGCTCCATGCAAGGTGAGTCGGAGTTCAAAACCGAGATCGAGCTGCTCTCTAGGGTCCACCACAAGAATCTTGTCAGTCTAGTTGGTTTCTGCTTTGATCAAGGTGAACAAATGCTCGTCTACGAGCACGTCCCAAACGGTACTCTAAAAGAAAGCCTATCAG GAAAATCTGGGGTGCGCTTAGATTGGAAAAGGAGACTTCGCGTTGCACTTGGCGCCGCTAGAGGTCTTACCTACCTGCATGAGCTCGCGAACCCTCCAATAGTTCACAGGGACATTAAATCAAGCAACATTCTCCTTCATGAGCATTTAAATGCCAAAGTTTCTGATTTTGGACTCTCTAAATCGCTTGGAGACGATGCAAGGGGTCATATTACCACTCAAGTGAAAGGAACAATG GGATATTTAGACCCCGAATACTACATGACACAACAGTTGACCGAGAAGAGCGATGTGTACAGCTTTGGGGTCTTGTTGCTAGAGATTATCACTGCAAAGAAGCCCTTGGAGCCAGGCCGATACGTCGTAAGGGAGGTTAATGCGATGATGGACAAGTCGAAGGATCTCTACAGCCTACATGAGCTTCTGGATCCAGCTTTAGGCTTAGGTGCCGCACTTGGCGGGTTCGAGAGATACGTGGACTTGGCGATGATGTGCGTAGGAGAGTCGGGACTTGATCGGCCCAAGATGAGCGAGGTGGTGAACGAGGTTGAGAAAATCATGCAGATGGCCGGCATGAACCCGAATGCTGGTTCTGCATCTACGTCGATGAGCTATTATGCCGAGACGAGTAAGAGCCCTATTCGTCACCCTTATAGTAACGAAGGCTCCTTCGACTACAGTGGCGGCGCGCCTTCACCAAAGCTAGAACCAAAGTAA
- the LOC109722790 gene encoding uncharacterized protein LOC109722790 has translation MGGAEDHEHHLYSRRSNQQRCRKRTKLKILLLVISTNLLSVYLFSGATLDVQWPEHAPRIHLWDSDALRRDLNSTRAKLADAHVALAELRLRCSAASSLLDTLLSELGRLHGDDPDGLGDGELSGELKLVASPHKLPLGFTPNIGSDELYPVLGAACRRHQADLLAYMSYEVGRECPSDEISAQRLMLKGCEPLPRRRCRPRSPTNYVEPTPFPESMWTIPPDTSITWDAYSCKNYSCLVNRGRAKGSYDCKDCFDLLRGREKVRWLSDNGGLDFGIDDVLRTRRPGAVRIGLDIGGGTGTFAARMRERNVTVVTSTMNFDGPFNSFIASRGLVPLHVSVAHRLPFADHTLDVVHSMHVLSNWIPDVMLEFALYDIYRVLRPGGLFWLDHFFCLGSQLNATYVPMFDRIGFKKLRWAAGRKLDRGIRKDEWYVSALLEKPVT, from the coding sequence ATGGGGGGCGCGGAGGATCACGAGCATCATCTCTACTCGAGAAGATCGAATCAGCAAAGGTGTCGTAAGCGAACGAAGCTGAAGATACTGCTGCTGGTGATATCGACGAACCTGCTATCCGTGTACCTGTTCTCCGGCGCGACGCTCGACGTGCAGTGGCCGGAGCACGCGCCGCGCATCCACCTCTGGGACTCGGACGCGCTCCGCCGCGACCTCAACTCCACGCGCGCGAAGCTCGCCGACGCGCACGTCGCGCTCGCGGAGCTGCGCCTCCGCTGCTCCGCCGCCAGCTCCCTCCTCGACACCCTCCTCTCCGAGCTCGGCCGCCTCCACGGCGACGATCCCGAcgggctcggcgacggcgagCTCTCCGGCGAGCTGAAGCTCGTCGCGTCCCCGCACAAGCTCCCCCTCGGCTTCACCCCGAACATCGGCAGCGACGAGCTCTACCCCGTGCTCGGCGCCGCGTGCCGGCGCCACCAGGCGGACCTGCTCGCGTACATGTCGTACGAGGTCGGGCGGGAGTGCCCGTCCGACGAGATCTCCGCGCAGCGGCTCATGCTGAAGGGCTGCGAGCCGCTCCCGCGGCGCCGGTGCAGGCCCAGGTCCCCGACGAACTACGTCGAGCCGACGCCGTTCCCGGAGAGCATGTGGACGATCCCCCCGGACACGAGCATCACGTGGGACGCGTACAGCTGCAAGAACTACAGCTGCCTGGTGAACAGGGGGAGGGCGAAGGGCTCCTACGACTGCAAGGACTGCTTCGACCTGCTGCGCGGGAGGGAGAAGGTCCGGTGGCTCTCCGACAACGGCGGGCTCGACTTCGGCATCGACGACGTGCTGCGGACGCGCCGGCCCGGCGCGGTGCGCATCGGGCTCGACATCGGCGGCGGCACGGGGACCTTCGCGGCGCGGATGCGGGAGCGCAACGTGACGGTCGTGACGAGCACGATGAACTTCGACGGGCCGTTCAACAGCTTCATCGCGTCGCGCGGGCTCGTGCCCCTGCACGTCAGCGTCGCCCACCGGCTCCCCTTCGCCGACCACACGCTCGACGTCGTGCACTCCATGCACGTGCTCAGCAACTGGATACCCGACGTCATGCTGGAGTTCGCGCTGTACGACATCTACAGGGTGCTGCGCCCCGGGGGCCTGTTCTGGCTCGACCACTTCTTCTGCCTCGGCTCGCAGCTCAACGCCACCTACGTGCCCATGTTCGACCGGATCGGGTTCAAGAAGCTGCGCTGGGCGGCGGGGCGGAAGCTCGACCGGGGGATCCGGAAGGACGAGTGGTATGTCTCCGCTCTGCTGGAGAAGCCCGTAACTTAA